From Verrucomicrobiota bacterium JB022, one genomic window encodes:
- a CDS encoding PepSY-associated TM helix domain-containing protein: MRTDIVKTYKAVHTWVGITSALFLFIAFYAGAITMFELPLQRWASAPSTALPPAVALDEAPELARQAVEAHPEARKAYAINFAPSPANPARVTWTIRDPADHHSAPHVYGAAFDDAGALVVQETGGSPVAQFIDVLHQQVGLPFDHDISMPVTGVVSLLYFLALVSGVVVLVPTLVKNLFLIRARARAVRRKWLDMHNTLGIFSLPFHVMIALTAVVFASHHQFYDVQDAVLYQGRQAELARPAPPALSQPAEGQAMLLPSQMAARLAEQAPTFQIQQIEYRSTPAGTVARILGHDNRYMLRGPTFGIGVADPYTGELVQTDYFPDRQPSRLAIITTFFGLHFGNFGGTPIRWAYVALGLSGAFLFYTGNVLWVEARRKRLTAANPALAQPRSVRFLSGLTAGVCLGTMAGISLTIAAAKWLPATLHLDDWHAGIFYAVLALALGWAFWRGSARATDELLWLCAACTFAIPFSSLLGLAGVAPWSPNPGTWAVDAMAFAGGAGFAAMAWKARASFQSAAATPAG; the protein is encoded by the coding sequence ATGCGCACCGATATCGTCAAAACTTACAAGGCCGTCCACACCTGGGTGGGGATCACGTCGGCGCTGTTCCTCTTCATCGCTTTTTACGCCGGGGCGATCACGATGTTCGAGCTGCCGCTGCAGCGCTGGGCTTCGGCTCCTTCCACGGCCCTGCCGCCCGCCGTTGCGCTCGACGAGGCGCCGGAACTGGCCCGCCAGGCGGTGGAGGCGCATCCGGAGGCCCGCAAGGCCTACGCGATCAACTTCGCCCCGTCGCCCGCCAACCCCGCCCGCGTCACCTGGACGATTCGCGACCCGGCGGACCACCATTCGGCCCCGCACGTCTACGGCGCGGCTTTCGACGACGCGGGCGCACTCGTGGTACAGGAGACCGGCGGCTCCCCGGTCGCGCAGTTCATCGACGTGTTGCACCAGCAAGTGGGCCTGCCCTTCGACCACGACATCTCCATGCCCGTCACCGGGGTCGTTTCGCTGCTCTACTTCCTCGCGCTCGTTTCCGGGGTGGTCGTGCTGGTGCCGACGCTGGTCAAAAACCTCTTCCTCATCCGCGCGAGGGCACGGGCGGTGCGCCGCAAGTGGCTGGACATGCACAATACGCTGGGCATCTTCAGCCTGCCGTTTCACGTGATGATCGCCCTTACGGCGGTGGTCTTCGCCTCCCACCACCAGTTTTACGATGTGCAGGACGCCGTGCTCTACCAGGGGCGACAGGCAGAGCTGGCGAGGCCTGCCCCGCCGGCTCTCAGCCAGCCCGCCGAGGGCCAGGCGATGTTGCTGCCTTCCCAAATGGCCGCCCGACTGGCGGAGCAGGCCCCAACGTTCCAGATCCAACAGATTGAATACCGGAGCACTCCGGCGGGTACCGTGGCGCGTATCCTCGGCCACGACAACCGTTACATGCTGCGCGGCCCCACCTTTGGCATCGGCGTGGCAGACCCCTATACAGGGGAGCTGGTGCAGACGGATTATTTCCCGGACCGCCAGCCGAGCCGCCTCGCCATCATCACCACGTTTTTCGGCCTGCACTTCGGCAACTTTGGCGGCACGCCCATCCGCTGGGCCTATGTGGCACTGGGGCTGTCCGGCGCGTTCCTCTTCTACACCGGCAACGTGCTCTGGGTCGAGGCCCGTCGCAAGCGCCTTACCGCCGCCAACCCGGCGCTTGCGCAGCCGCGTTCGGTGCGGTTCCTCTCCGGCCTCACGGCGGGCGTTTGCCTGGGCACCATGGCGGGGATCTCGCTGACGATTGCTGCCGCCAAGTGGCTCCCGGCTACCCTGCACCTCGACGACTGGCACGCGGGGATCTTCTACGCTGTGCTGGCGCTGGCTCTCGGCTGGGCCTTCTGGCGTGGTTCCGCCCGGGCCACGGACGAGCTGCTCTGGCTCTGCGCCGCCTGCACCTTCGCCATCCCCTTCAGCAGCCTGCTCGGCCTCGCGGGGGTCGCCCCTTGGTCGCCAAACCCCGGCACATGGGCGGTAGATGCCATGGCGTTCGCTGGGGGTGCCGGCTTTGCGGCGATGGCGTGGAAGGCAAGGGCATCCTTCCAGTCCGCTGCCGCTACGCCTGCCGGCTGA
- the ngg gene encoding N-acetylglutaminylglutamine synthetase codes for MEASPPGVILPCGWGRLIFAHTFVDPTKVAETLLNEEPGQRDIAYYIVDPHLVLNHAPQSLFLDPSNSYRLNFEDYQPSTRELNGFRIEAVQQRADLEEANRIYRTLNMVPVDVDYALEHRECDKLYYAVARSEADGSILGVVMGVDHAANFDDIENGSSLWSLAVDPQAEFPGIGEALVRHIVEYFRDRGREQLDLSVMHNNQNAIRLYEKLGFQKVAIFAVKCRNRINEKLFIGTPPHEGFNPYATILIDEALRRGIHVEPLDPKRGYFRLSLGGRVITCRESLSELTSAVAMSRCDDKELTRDLLEKHGVSVPAQRIAGSPSDNRAFLQEHGSVVVKPARGEQGRGVFVDVRTPEGVEKSIAAAREEDERVLLEQYVTGEDLRIIVIHYEVVAAAIRKPPEICGTGQHTIQSLIESLSRRRSAATGGESKIPLDGETERCVQEAGYDMDSTLPQGEKLRVRKTANLHTGGTIHDVTADLHPELAAAAVKAAQALEIPVVGLDFIVPDVTKPDYVVIEANERPGLANHEPQPTAQKFIDLLFPQTMGNAPPRPNGEA; via the coding sequence ATGGAAGCTTCCCCTCCTGGCGTTATTCTCCCCTGTGGCTGGGGTCGCCTGATCTTTGCGCATACTTTCGTCGATCCGACCAAGGTGGCGGAAACCCTGCTCAACGAAGAGCCCGGCCAGCGCGACATCGCCTACTACATCGTAGACCCGCACCTGGTGCTCAACCACGCGCCACAGTCGCTCTTTCTCGACCCCTCCAACTCTTACCGGCTCAACTTCGAGGACTACCAGCCCTCGACCCGCGAGCTGAACGGCTTCCGCATCGAGGCCGTGCAGCAGCGCGCCGATCTGGAGGAGGCCAACCGCATCTACCGCACGCTCAATATGGTGCCGGTGGATGTGGATTACGCGCTCGAACACCGCGAGTGCGATAAACTTTACTACGCCGTGGCCCGCAGTGAGGCCGACGGCAGCATCTTGGGCGTCGTGATGGGCGTCGACCATGCGGCCAATTTCGACGACATCGAAAACGGCAGCAGCCTCTGGTCTCTCGCCGTCGATCCACAAGCCGAGTTCCCGGGCATCGGCGAGGCCCTGGTGCGCCACATCGTGGAGTATTTCCGCGACCGGGGCCGCGAGCAGCTCGACCTCTCGGTGATGCACAACAACCAGAACGCGATCCGCCTCTACGAGAAGCTCGGCTTCCAGAAGGTCGCGATCTTTGCGGTCAAGTGCCGTAACCGCATCAACGAGAAGCTCTTTATCGGCACGCCCCCGCACGAGGGCTTCAACCCTTACGCCACGATCCTGATCGACGAGGCCTTGCGGCGCGGCATCCACGTGGAGCCGCTGGACCCGAAACGGGGCTACTTCCGCCTCAGCCTCGGCGGCCGCGTCATCACCTGCCGCGAATCACTCAGTGAGCTGACCAGCGCGGTCGCCATGAGCCGTTGCGACGACAAGGAACTGACGCGCGACCTGCTGGAAAAGCACGGCGTCTCCGTGCCCGCCCAGCGCATCGCCGGCAGCCCCAGCGATAACCGCGCGTTTTTGCAGGAGCACGGCAGCGTGGTCGTGAAACCAGCCCGCGGTGAGCAGGGCCGGGGCGTGTTTGTGGACGTGCGCACGCCGGAGGGCGTCGAAAAATCCATCGCCGCCGCCCGGGAGGAAGACGAGCGCGTGCTGCTGGAGCAATATGTGACCGGCGAAGACCTGCGCATCATCGTGATCCATTACGAGGTCGTGGCCGCCGCCATCCGCAAGCCGCCGGAAATCTGCGGCACCGGCCAGCACACCATCCAGTCGCTGATCGAAAGCCTCTCGCGGCGCCGCTCGGCCGCAACCGGCGGGGAAAGCAAGATCCCGCTCGACGGTGAGACGGAACGCTGCGTGCAGGAGGCCGGTTACGACATGGACAGCACCCTCCCCCAAGGCGAAAAGCTGCGCGTGCGCAAGACCGCCAACCTCCACACCGGCGGCACCATCCACGACGTCACGGCCGACCTCCACCCGGAGCTGGCCGCCGCGGCAGTCAAGGCCGCCCAGGCACTGGAAATCCCCGTCGTCGGCCTCGACTTCATCGTGCCCGACGTGACGAAACCGGATTACGTGGTAATCGAAGCCAACGAACGCCCCGGCCTCGCCAATCACGAGCCCCAGCCCACCGCCCAGAAGTTCATCGACCTGCTCTTCCCCCAAACCATGGGCAACGCTCCACCCCGCCCCAACGGCGAAGCATAG
- a CDS encoding RsmE family RNA methyltransferase yields the protein MNLLLLPEASERFTLSARDARLEHIRGVLRVQVGDQLDVGAVYGPRGKGTVTSITPTSVELELTWGETPPPPPPVDLLVGLPRPNTAKKILQDATTLGVRRIIFVQTGKCDPAYARSSLWSSGEYREHLRLGAEQAFTTHLPEVGVFTDWDEALATLAPDSARWALDVYEATGALSTVPLNSRSVTLALGPERGWNAPDRKTLRDTGFILLSLGSRVLREETAVVAALALVLAKLEVM from the coding sequence ATGAACCTGCTGCTCCTGCCTGAAGCCAGCGAACGCTTTACGCTCTCCGCGCGGGATGCGCGGCTGGAACACATCCGGGGGGTCTTGCGCGTCCAGGTGGGCGATCAGCTCGATGTGGGGGCTGTTTACGGGCCGCGCGGCAAGGGCACCGTCACGTCCATCACTCCGACGTCGGTCGAGCTGGAGCTGACGTGGGGAGAGACGCCGCCCCCTCCCCCGCCGGTCGACCTGTTGGTAGGCCTGCCCCGCCCCAACACAGCCAAGAAGATCCTGCAAGACGCGACCACGCTCGGCGTCCGGCGGATAATCTTTGTGCAGACGGGCAAGTGCGACCCGGCCTATGCCCGCAGCAGCCTCTGGAGCAGCGGCGAATACCGCGAGCACCTCCGCCTAGGGGCCGAGCAGGCCTTTACCACCCATTTGCCCGAGGTGGGCGTCTTTACCGACTGGGACGAGGCCCTCGCCACCCTCGCGCCCGACAGTGCACGCTGGGCCCTCGATGTTTACGAGGCCACCGGCGCCCTCAGCACCGTGCCGCTCAATTCCCGCTCCGTGACCCTCGCCCTCGGCCCCGAACGCGGCTGGAACGCTCCCGACCGCAAGACCCTCCGCGACACCGGCTTCATCCTGCTCTCTCTCGGCTCCCGCGTCCTCCGCGAAGAAACGGCGGTGGTCGCGGCCCTGGCACTGGTGCTGGCGAAGCTTGAGGTGATGTAG
- a CDS encoding alpha amylase C-terminal domain-containing protein → MGAQLVPEGGVTFRVWAPTAKAVYVRGDFSEWRGRNHTRLVRQGGGYWAGYVPQAREGDGYEYAIVGRGSIGPKRDPYSRELRLRRGKRKSVIRGSDYPWQDSDYRTPAWHELVIYQLHVGTFDAPAWPERQGTFLDVVRHLPRLQALGVNALLLLPIHGVPTQFSMGYNPVDYFAPELNYVVPDDQLGPYLDEVNRQLASFGRPPMEWHMLCGGMRQLKTLINLAHLHRLAVLFDVVYNHAGGDFGRESLHFFDRQYRGNHNRSLFFTDQGWAGGLVFAMWKREVRQFLIDNAQFFLREYHVDGFRFDEVSVLLQQTGHNGWQFCRDLNDTLRHRHPAAFRLAEHWPVSGSIVRPTEEGGAGFSGTVHQGLRDSLRHVLRQASYPGSHALDLDGVARELRAGGLRHHWQAIQCLENHDIVYFEPGNGDRGPRLPVLCDPNDPGGWYARSRCRAALGLLLTAPGIPQLFMGQEVLETRSWSDNLVLHGHHRVDWQGAAHDRHRRDYSTFLAHLLEFRRSRPALTAEGLRVVAVHNQDRVLAYYRYVPGEGKEVLVAINFNHRSHFEYRLGFPHSGQWHEVFNSDVYDHYVNPWRQGNSGGVQADGPGCHGLAHSARVVLPALSMVAFSRQA, encoded by the coding sequence ATGGGAGCGCAGTTGGTGCCGGAGGGTGGAGTGACCTTTCGGGTCTGGGCACCCACCGCCAAGGCGGTCTACGTACGGGGAGATTTCTCCGAGTGGCGAGGCCGTAACCATACCCGCCTCGTGCGACAGGGGGGCGGCTATTGGGCGGGCTACGTGCCGCAGGCGCGCGAGGGCGACGGCTACGAATACGCCATCGTGGGGCGCGGCAGCATCGGACCCAAGCGCGACCCCTATTCCCGCGAGCTGAGGCTACGACGCGGCAAGCGCAAGAGCGTGATCCGCGGCAGCGACTACCCTTGGCAAGACAGCGACTACCGCACACCTGCCTGGCACGAGCTGGTGATCTACCAGTTGCATGTGGGCACCTTCGACGCCCCCGCGTGGCCCGAGCGACAAGGCACCTTCCTCGACGTGGTGCGCCACCTGCCGCGACTGCAAGCGCTGGGGGTCAACGCGCTGCTGCTGCTGCCGATCCACGGGGTGCCTACCCAGTTTTCGATGGGTTACAACCCGGTCGACTACTTCGCGCCCGAGCTGAACTACGTGGTGCCCGACGACCAACTGGGGCCGTATCTGGACGAGGTCAACCGGCAACTGGCGAGCTTCGGGCGCCCACCGATGGAGTGGCACATGCTCTGCGGCGGCATGCGGCAGCTCAAGACGCTGATCAACCTCGCCCACCTGCACCGCCTCGCCGTACTCTTCGACGTGGTCTACAACCACGCGGGTGGCGACTTCGGGCGCGAAAGCCTGCACTTTTTCGACCGCCAGTATCGCGGCAATCACAACCGCTCCCTCTTCTTTACCGACCAAGGCTGGGCGGGCGGCCTCGTCTTCGCGATGTGGAAGCGCGAGGTGCGCCAGTTCCTGATCGACAACGCCCAGTTCTTCCTGCGCGAATACCATGTCGATGGCTTCCGCTTCGACGAAGTGAGCGTGCTGCTCCAACAGACGGGCCATAACGGCTGGCAATTCTGCCGCGACCTCAACGACACGCTGCGCCACCGCCACCCGGCCGCGTTCCGGCTAGCGGAGCATTGGCCCGTCTCGGGCTCGATTGTGCGGCCCACGGAGGAGGGCGGCGCGGGCTTTTCCGGCACCGTGCACCAGGGGCTGCGCGACAGCCTGCGCCACGTGCTGCGCCAGGCCAGCTACCCCGGCTCTCACGCGCTCGACCTCGACGGCGTGGCGCGGGAACTCCGGGCCGGCGGGCTGCGCCACCACTGGCAGGCCATCCAGTGTCTCGAAAACCACGACATCGTCTATTTCGAGCCCGGCAATGGCGACCGCGGCCCCCGCCTGCCCGTGCTCTGCGACCCCAACGACCCGGGCGGCTGGTATGCGCGCAGCCGTTGCCGCGCCGCGCTGGGCCTGCTGCTGACGGCACCCGGCATCCCTCAGCTTTTCATGGGGCAGGAAGTGCTCGAAACCCGGAGCTGGTCGGACAACCTCGTGCTGCACGGCCATCACCGGGTCGACTGGCAAGGTGCGGCGCACGACCGTCACCGTCGCGATTATTCGACCTTCCTGGCGCACCTGCTGGAATTTCGCCGCTCCCGCCCCGCCCTCACCGCCGAGGGCCTGCGCGTGGTGGCGGTGCACAATCAGGACCGCGTGCTGGCCTACTACCGCTACGTGCCAGGCGAAGGCAAAGAGGTGCTGGTCGCGATCAACTTCAACCACCGCTCGCACTTCGAGTATCGCCTCGGCTTCCCCCACAGCGGCCAGTGGCACGAGGTCTTCAACAGCGACGTCTACGACCACTACGTCAATCCCTGGCGCCAAGGGAACAGCGGCGGCGTGCAGGCCGACGGCCCCGGCTGCCACGGCCTCGCCCACAGCGCCCGCGTCGTGCTCCCGGCCTTGAGTATGGTGGCGTTCAGCCGGCAGGCGTAG
- the ychF gene encoding redox-regulated ATPase YchF, with product MQAGIVGLPNVGKSTLFNAVTRTRKAEAANYPFCTIDPNVGVVQVPDDRLEPLRKLAGTQVTIPASIEIVDIAGLVAGASKGEGLGNKFLANIREVDAIIQVVRCFENDDIIHAMGSVDPVRDIEIIMTELILADLESAEAQHQRLIKRARSQDKDAVAAVALLDRLLPILGEGKPAFTLEVDDEDKARLRQFNLLSVKPVIFACNVAEDDLADPNANPYVQAVRAYVEKAHDAGIAIISSRLEEELSEMSPAEAKEFLNEMGVSDSGVSNLIRATYDLLGLASYFTAGEKEVRAWTFKKGMTAPECAGVIHTDFQKGFIKAEVVAYDDLVKYGTKAAAREAGRVRLEGKEYLFKDGDVTEFRFAN from the coding sequence ATGCAAGCAGGCATCGTCGGACTGCCCAATGTCGGGAAAAGCACGCTCTTCAACGCCGTGACGCGCACTCGTAAAGCCGAGGCGGCCAACTACCCGTTCTGCACCATCGACCCCAATGTGGGCGTCGTCCAGGTGCCGGACGACCGTCTGGAGCCGCTGCGCAAGCTCGCGGGCACACAGGTGACCATCCCCGCCTCGATCGAGATCGTGGACATCGCGGGCCTCGTCGCCGGTGCCAGCAAGGGCGAAGGACTCGGCAACAAGTTCCTCGCCAACATCCGCGAGGTCGATGCGATCATCCAGGTAGTGCGCTGCTTCGAGAACGACGACATCATCCACGCGATGGGCTCCGTCGACCCGGTGCGCGACATCGAGATCATCATGACCGAGCTGATCCTGGCCGACCTCGAAAGCGCCGAAGCCCAGCACCAGCGCCTGATCAAGCGCGCGCGCAGCCAGGACAAGGACGCCGTCGCGGCCGTGGCCCTGCTCGACCGCCTCCTCCCGATCCTCGGCGAGGGCAAGCCCGCCTTTACCCTCGAAGTGGACGACGAAGACAAGGCCCGTCTGCGCCAGTTCAACCTGCTGTCGGTCAAGCCCGTCATCTTTGCCTGCAATGTGGCCGAAGACGATCTCGCCGACCCGAACGCCAACCCCTACGTACAGGCCGTGCGCGCCTACGTGGAGAAGGCCCACGACGCCGGCATCGCCATCATTTCCTCCCGCCTTGAGGAAGAGCTGAGCGAAATGTCGCCCGCCGAAGCGAAGGAATTCCTCAACGAAATGGGCGTCAGCGACTCCGGCGTGAGCAACCTCATCCGCGCCACCTACGACCTGCTCGGCCTCGCCAGCTACTTCACCGCCGGCGAAAAGGAAGTGCGTGCCTGGACCTTCAAGAAGGGCATGACCGCGCCCGAATGCGCGGGCGTGATCCATACCGACTTCCAGAAGGGCTTCATCAAGGCCGAAGTCGTCGCTTACGACGACCTGGTGAAGTATGGCACCAAGGCGGCAGCCCGCGAAGCGGGCAGGGTGCGCCTCGAAGGCAAGGAATACCTCTTCAAGGACGGCGACGTCACCGAGTTCCGCTTCGCGAACTAG
- a CDS encoding N-acetylglutaminylglutamine amidotransferase, translated as MCGICGEITWKDRQPDLGALAAMSQTMTRRGPDSSGMVSRGRVALAHRRLKIIDLSEASQQPMVDSDLGLSIVYNGAIYNYPELRQELLSKGYKFFSHGDTEVILKAYHCWGEDFVKHLNGMFAFAISERDTGKVVLGRDRLGIKPLYYAETADGLRFSSTLPALLQSPGVDKSIDTVALNYYMSFHSVVPAPRTIVNGVKKLLPATLMIIDGEGRSREKRYWDLQYGPRPEHEGFDFEDWKTATLDVLRRSVKRRLIADVPVGVLLSGGLDSSLIVGLLAEHSNQSIETFSIGFETVGEERGDEFQYSDIVAARYNTAHHKLPIDSRRALSALKECIGQMSEPMVSHDNVGFYLLSQEVSKFVKVVQSGQGADEIFAGYHWYPPMMTSTKPVDDYARVFFDRDFAEYCATVQERFHERDFAREYVSQHFGRPGADAAIDQAMRLDTEVMLVEDPVKRVDNNTMAASLEARVPFLDHEVVEFAAAMPAKYKVPEGGKYVLKEAARQVIPHEVIDRPKGYFPVPALKYLRGEFFDFAKDALLNDKARERGLYQSDYVEKLLKDPEKHITPLRGSKLWQLALLERWLQTHGI; from the coding sequence ATGTGTGGTATCTGCGGAGAAATTACCTGGAAGGATCGTCAACCTGATCTGGGCGCCCTCGCGGCGATGTCCCAGACGATGACCCGCCGTGGCCCGGACAGCTCGGGCATGGTGAGTCGTGGACGGGTGGCATTGGCCCACCGTCGGCTCAAGATCATCGACTTGAGCGAGGCTTCCCAACAACCGATGGTCGATTCCGACCTCGGCCTTTCGATCGTCTACAACGGCGCGATTTACAATTACCCGGAGCTGCGGCAAGAGCTGCTGTCCAAGGGCTACAAGTTCTTCAGCCACGGCGACACGGAGGTCATCCTCAAGGCCTACCATTGCTGGGGCGAAGACTTTGTGAAGCACCTCAACGGCATGTTTGCCTTCGCCATCAGCGAGCGCGATACCGGCAAGGTGGTGCTGGGGCGCGACCGCCTGGGCATCAAGCCGCTCTACTACGCCGAGACGGCCGACGGGCTCCGCTTTTCCTCCACCCTGCCCGCGCTGCTGCAGTCACCGGGCGTGGACAAGAGCATCGATACCGTAGCGCTCAACTACTACATGAGCTTCCACTCCGTCGTGCCCGCGCCGCGCACGATCGTGAATGGCGTGAAGAAGCTGCTCCCGGCCACCCTCATGATCATCGACGGCGAGGGCCGCAGCCGGGAAAAGCGCTACTGGGACCTGCAATACGGCCCGCGCCCCGAACACGAGGGCTTTGATTTTGAAGACTGGAAGACCGCGACACTCGACGTGCTGCGCCGCTCGGTCAAACGCCGCCTGATTGCCGACGTGCCGGTGGGTGTGCTGCTCTCCGGCGGTCTCGACTCTTCGCTGATCGTCGGCCTGCTGGCCGAACACAGCAACCAGAGCATCGAGACCTTCTCCATCGGCTTTGAGACGGTGGGTGAAGAGCGCGGCGACGAGTTCCAGTACTCCGACATCGTGGCGGCCCGCTACAACACCGCCCACCATAAGCTGCCGATCGACAGCCGCCGCGCGCTCTCCGCGCTCAAGGAGTGCATCGGCCAGATGTCCGAGCCGATGGTGAGCCACGACAATGTGGGCTTTTACCTGCTCTCGCAGGAAGTCTCCAAGTTTGTGAAAGTCGTGCAGAGCGGCCAGGGCGCGGACGAAATCTTTGCCGGCTACCACTGGTACCCGCCGATGATGACCAGCACCAAGCCGGTCGACGACTATGCGCGCGTCTTCTTCGACCGCGACTTCGCCGAATACTGCGCCACCGTGCAGGAGCGCTTCCACGAGCGCGACTTTGCCCGCGAATACGTGTCGCAGCACTTTGGCCGCCCGGGTGCGGATGCCGCCATCGACCAGGCCATGCGCCTCGACACCGAGGTGATGCTGGTCGAAGACCCCGTCAAGCGCGTGGACAACAACACGATGGCCGCCTCGCTGGAGGCCCGTGTGCCCTTCCTCGACCACGAGGTGGTGGAATTCGCCGCCGCGATGCCCGCCAAATACAAGGTGCCCGAAGGCGGCAAATACGTGCTCAAGGAAGCCGCCCGCCAAGTCATCCCGCACGAGGTGATCGACCGCCCCAAGGGCTACTTCCCCGTCCCGGCGCTCAAGTACCTGCGCGGCGAGTTTTTCGACTTTGCCAAGGATGCCCTGCTCAACGACAAGGCACGCGAACGCGGTCTCTACCAATCGGATTACGTCGAAAAGCTGTTGAAAGACCCGGAGAAGCACATCACGCCCCTCCGTGGTTCCAAGCTCTGGCAGCTCGCCCTGCTGGAACGCTGGCTCCAGACCCATGGCATCTGA